The following coding sequences are from one Anolis sagrei isolate rAnoSag1 chromosome 6, rAnoSag1.mat, whole genome shotgun sequence window:
- the TTC21A gene encoding tetratricopeptide repeat protein 21A, producing MTDGDPQVLARILYYAQEKYFNHVVHVTNVELSKHLHDAVLLFFKGFGTLLLGRIQEGISLLENARKRHADVSLCCLLGLIYAHKRCEKVDSSAVLDLETKLKEIRKTAGSNALYYAGMFLWLMNKNDKAKEYVDKMLKISNGAREGLVLKGWVYVTSDKPHAVKKSIKYLDEGNPDSSDIFGMMGKAKYFMVQQNYSGALEIVSQLVVTIPSFTPALVTKMKLHLALQDWEQSVEESKRILRKEPNDIDGLQYLVVNHLTMTGNQTVALDTLREFIGALEMKEPQRPELHLQKMLVISRLSGKNQDILQEVYEFIRKTGINLLSSDARFANELGYQLILQGNWKEASVWYRKATELDENTIESLTGLIWCQVLGGKLEEAEQQLEFLKEVQQSIGKSSTLAYLQAVIASRKNKNEQTASAFLNEAAELHFSALHGLPLSIEYYEKLNPMFLIEIVKEYLVFCPKQPRLPGQVLSSLLKQATIILNPIVKAAPGMIEPLFLMAQVKYLSGELETAQGTLQRCLELDPTSTDANLLMAQIHLSQGNIKECVHSLEIGVSYNFQLRDSPLYHFIRARALNKGGEYPEAIKVLKMLVNLPQMKGETKKGQGPPLTTSEKVSIYLELVEALRLNGELHEATKIMQDAINDFSGTPEEIRVTVANVDLALSKGEVDLALTMLRNITPNQPYYTEVKEKMAQIYLLTRKDKRLYIGCYCELCENLPSPHTSLLLGDAYMNIQEPEKALEVYEAAQKKNPLDATVARKIGQAYVYTHQYNKAINYYEVALKMSEQDFLCHDLANLLLKLKKFGKAEKVLNQALDHDQADDLPSMMKDVKNLMLLAKVYETTKRGQVVLETLNKAYDIQQRILKRVRVEQPELIPPQKQVAMMICVQFAEFHGAEKEYEKSVKYYTEALSCVPTDTKVPLKLAKMYLLQGDTEQCEHYCTLLLQDDDTSEDGTVIMANLMFEKEKYEQAINMYRNVLEKTPDNFSVMENMIVLLRRSGKLEEATTFFELAKKKSSRMPLEPGFNYCMGLYCWHMMQPNQALRFFNKARKDSDWGQKALSYMIQICLNPDNEIIGGEAFENQNNIETSALKEKRESEQHGIRTAEKLLKEFYPHSQEGQNQVEMLQSYCLMATKEKHNVEKALKVFTEIGQNERDSVPAILAMAQAYMILKHTPKARTQLKRLTKVNWSLEDADELEKAWILLADIYCSTGKYDLATEQVRRCLRYNKSCAKAYECLGFIAEKENAYKDAATNYELAWKYSNQANPSVGFKLAFNYLKDKRYTEAIDVCHDVLKMCPDYPKIREEILEKAQTAIKP from the exons ATGACTGATGGGGACCCTCAGGTTTTG GCTCGAATTTTATACTATGCTCAGGAAAAATACTTCAACCACGTCGTTCATGTGACAAACGTTGAACTGTCAAAACATCTTCACGATGCGGTGCTGCTATTCTTCAAAGGATTTGGAACCTTGCTCCTTG GACGAATCCAAGAAGGCATTTCGCTCCTTGAGAACGCCCGGAAACGCCATGCAGATGTCTCTTTATGCTGCCTCCTTGGTCTCATTTATGCACACAAACGATGTGAAAAAGTTG ATTCCTCTGCTGTTTTGGATTTAGAAACTAAATTAAAGGAAATCCGGAAGACTGCTGGAAGCAATGCATTGTATTATGCTGGAATGTTTCTGTGGCTTATGAATAAAAATGATAAAGCAAAGGAGTATGTTGACAAAATGCTGAAAATATCCAATGGTGCAAGAGAG GGACTTGTTTTGAAAGGATGGGTATATGTTACATCTGATAAACCACATGCAGTTAAGAAGTCTATCAAGTATCTTGATGAAGGGAACCCAGACAGTTCAGATATATTTGGGATGATGGGAAAG GCAAAATATTTTATGGTGCAGCAGAATTACTCAGGGGCTTTGGAAATAGTTAGCCAGTTGGTAGTTACCATCCCTTCCTTCACTCCAGCCCTTGTCACCAAGATGAAGCTACATTTAGCACTGCAAGACTGGGAGCAAAGTGTAGAAGAAAGTAAAAG AATCCTAAGAAAGGAACCTAATGATATAGATGGACTTCAGTACCTGGTTGTAAACCACCTCACGATGACTGGGAATCAAACAGTG GCATTGGATACCCTTAGAGAATTCATTGGTGCTCTCGAGATGAAAGAGCCCCAAAGACCAGAACTTCACCTTCAAAAAATGTTAGTGATCAGCAGACTG TCTGGGAAAAATCAAGATATCCTACAGGAGGTATATGAGTTCATTAGAAAAACAGGCATCAACCTGCTGTCTTCTGATGCTCGTTTTGCAAATGAGTTAGGATATCAGCTGATCCTTCAGGGGAACTGGAAGGAAGCTTCTGTGTGGTATAGAAAAGCTACAGAACTGGATGAAAATACTATTGAGTCACTGACAG GGCTTATATGGTGCCAGGTACTCGGAGGGAAACTAGAGGAAGCAGAACAACAACTGGAATTCCTAAAGGAAGTTCAGCAATCCATTGGAAAATCTTCA ACCCTAGCTTATCTTCAGGCTGTGATAGCTTCAAGAAAAAACAAGAATGAACAGACTGCCAGTGCCTTTCTCAATGaagctgctgaacttcatttttctGCTTTGCATGGTCTTCCGTTGAGCATTGAATACTACGAAAAACTCAACCCTATGTTTTTGATTGAAATAGTGAAGGAGTATTTGGTCTTCTGCCCTAAACAG ccACGGCTGCCTGGTCAAGTTTTATCCTCTCTTCTTAAACAAGCAACTATTATTTTGAACCCAATTGTGAAAGCAGCTCCTGGAATGATAGAGCCCCTTTTTCTAATGGCACAGGTTAAATATTTATCAG GAGAATTAGAAACTGCCCAAGGCACCCTGCAGCGTTGTTTGGAGCTGGATCCAACATCAACAGATGCTAACCTTCTTATGGCCCAAATTCACCTGTCTCAAGGAAATATAAAAGAATGTGTCCACTCACTGGAAATAGGGGTTAGCTACAATTTTCAG cTTCGCGATTCTCCACTGTATCACTTCATCAGGGCCAGAGCACTTAATAAAGGTGGAGAATACCCTGAAGCCATTAAAGTCTTAAAAATGCTTGTCAATTTACCACAAATGAAAGGGGAAACTAAGAAAGGCCAGGGACCTCCTCTGACTACAAGTGAAAAAGTTTCTATCTACCTGGAACTCGTTGAAGCTCTTCGACTCAATGGAGAACTG CACGAAGCTACAAAGATAATGCAAGATGCCATTAATGACTTTAGTGGAACACCAGAAGAAATCCGTGTCACTGTTGCTAATGTAGATTTGGCTCTCAGTAAAGGAGAGGTGGACTTAGCCTTAACCATGCTGAGGAATATTACACCAAACCAGCCATATTATACTGAAGTTAAGGAAAAGATGGCTCAGATTTATCTTCTGACCCGAAAGGATAAGAGATTGTACATTGGATGCTATTG TGAGCTCTGTGAAAATTTACCTAGTCCTCATACAAGCCTTCTCTTGGGTGATGCCTACATGAATATTCAAGAG CCTGAGAAAGCTTTGGAAGTTTATGAAGCAGCTCAGAAGAAGAATCCTTTGGATGCAACCGTGGCAAGAAAAATCGGGCAAGCCTATGTCTACACTCATCAGTATAATAAG GCTATTAATTATTATGAAGTTGCTCTCAAGATGAGCGAGCAGGACTTCTTGTGTCATGATCTTGCTAATCTCCTCTTAAAGCTCAAAAAGTTTGGCAAAGCAGAGAAAGTATTAAACCAAGCACTTGATCATGACCAAG CTGATGACCTTCCTTCGATGATGAAGGATGTTAAGAACCTGATGTTACTAGCTAAAGTTTATGAGACAACTAAAAGAGGACAAGTTGTGCTGGAAACTCTgaacaag GCATATGACATCCAGCAAAGAATACTGAAGCGGGTTCGTGTTGAACAGCCTGAACTGATACCTCCTCAGAAACAAGTGGCCATGATGATCTGCGTACAGTTTGCTGAGTTTCACGGAGCAGAAAAGGAGTATGAAAAATCTGTGAAGTACTACACAGAAGCCCTCTCCTGTGTTCCAACAGACACTAAA GTACCACTAAAATTAGCTAAGATGTATTTGTTGCAAGGAGATACAGAACAATGTGAGCACTATTGTACCCTCCTGCTTCAGGACGATGACACAAGTGAAGATGGAACAGTG ATAATGGCAAATCTGATGTTTGAAAAAGAGAAGTACGAACAAGCTATAAACATGTACCGAAATGTTTTGGAGAAAACaccag ATAACTTCTCAGTCATGGAGAATATGATTGTCTTGCTGCGAAGGAGTGGAAAACTTGAAGAAGCTACAACCTTTTTTGAGTTGGCTAAGAAAAAGTCATCCCGAATGCCTTTGGAACCCGGTTTTAACTATTGCATGGGACTTTACTGCTG GCATATGATGCAACCCAATCAGGCCTTAAGGTTCTTCAACAAAGCACGTAAGGATAGTGATTGGGGCCAGAAAGCCCTAAGCTATATGATTCAGATATGCCTAAATCCCGACAATGAAATAATCGGCGGAGAAGCATTTGAGAACCAGAATAATATCGAAACCAG TGCtctaaaggaaaagagagaatctGAACAGCATGGGATCCGCACAGCCGAGAAGCTGCTCAAGGAGTTTTACCCTCACTCCCAGGAGGGCCAGAATCAAGTGGAGATGTTGCAGAGCTACTGTTTAATGGCCACAAAAGAAAAACATAACGTAGAGAAGGCCCTGAAAGTATTCACAGAAATTGGCCAAAACGAG cgaGACAGTGTTCCAGCCATTTTGGCAATGGCTCAAGCATACATGATTCTTAAGCATACACCTAAAGCCAGGACCCAGCTGAAACGCTTGACTAAGGTGAACTGGTCTTTGGAAGATGCCGATGAGTTAGAAAAGGCTTGGATTTTGTTGGCAGATATCTACTGCTCTACTGGGAAGTACGACCTTGCAACAGAGCAAGTGAGGCGCTGCTTGCGGTACAATAAG tCATGTGCTAAAGCTTACGAATGCTTAGGATTTATTGCAGAAAAGGAAAATGCTTACAAAGATGCTGCAACTAATTATGAGTTAGCCTGGAAGTATAGCAACCAAGCAAATCCTTCTGTTG gATTTAAACTTGCTTTCAACTACCTAAAAGATAAAAGATACACGGAGGCAATAGATGTATGCCATGAT GTTCTGAAAATGTGCCCAGATTATCCAAAGATTAGAGAAGAAATTTTGGAAAAGGCTCAAACGGCAATTAAACCATAG